A single window of bacterium DNA harbors:
- a CDS encoding ATP-grasp domain-containing protein gives MNFVFLSPHFPPNYFQFCVHLHHLGVNVLGLADEPYELLNPALRAVLTEYYRVNDMHNYDELLRGVGWLTHRHGKIDRLDSQNEYWLETEARLRTDFNIFGLNDETIAHVKRKSLMKEMFAKAGVAFAEGAVVHTLAEARKLVRRTGYPVVAKPDIGVGASRTYKIHNDGELDRFFAAKPPTDYILEAFIQGSICTFDGLTDRDGQPVFYTSHRYSKGVMETVNEDSDIYYYSLREIPADLEFAGRRILRAYDLRERFFHLEFFRTQKEGRIVALEVNMRPPGGMTTDMFNFANDIDIYHEWAHVVTHNRFTARYDRPYHCCYAGRKYNRRYTWSHEEILRTFERQLVHHEAINGVFSAALGDYGYLFRSPDLEEIEAIAAFILKQT, from the coding sequence GTGAATTTCGTCTTTCTTTCCCCGCACTTTCCGCCTAACTATTTCCAGTTTTGCGTCCATCTCCATCACCTGGGCGTGAACGTCCTGGGGCTGGCGGACGAGCCCTATGAGCTGCTCAACCCGGCGCTGCGGGCGGTGCTCACCGAGTACTATCGGGTCAATGACATGCACAACTACGACGAGCTGCTGCGCGGGGTGGGCTGGCTCACGCACCGGCATGGCAAAATCGACCGGCTTGACTCGCAGAACGAATACTGGCTGGAGACCGAGGCGCGGCTGCGCACCGATTTCAATATCTTCGGCCTCAACGACGAGACCATCGCCCATGTCAAGCGCAAATCCCTGATGAAGGAAATGTTCGCAAAGGCTGGTGTTGCCTTTGCCGAGGGGGCTGTTGTCCATACCCTCGCGGAGGCCCGCAAGCTGGTTAGGCGGACCGGCTACCCAGTCGTCGCCAAGCCGGATATCGGTGTGGGAGCCTCACGGACCTACAAGATCCACAACGACGGCGAGCTCGACCGTTTTTTTGCGGCCAAACCGCCGACCGATTATATCCTCGAAGCCTTCATCCAGGGCAGTATCTGCACCTTTGACGGCCTCACCGACCGCGACGGCCAGCCGGTTTTTTACACCAGTCACCGCTACAGCAAGGGCGTGATGGAGACGGTCAACGAGGACAGTGACATCTATTATTATTCCTTGCGCGAGATCCCGGCGGATCTCGAGTTTGCCGGGCGCCGTATTCTCCGGGCTTACGATCTGCGCGAACGCTTTTTCCATCTGGAGTTTTTTCGCACGCAAAAGGAAGGCCGGATCGTCGCCCTCGAGGTGAACATGCGCCCGCCCGGCGGCATGACGACCGATATGTTCAATTTCGCCAACGACATCGATATCTACCATGAATGGGCGCATGTGGTCACTCATAACCGCTTCACCGCCCGTTATGACCGCCCCTACCACTGCTGCTATGCCGGCCGCAAGTACAACCGCCGCTATACCTGGAGCCATGAGGAGATCCTTCGCACCTTCGAGCGGCAGCTGGTGCATCACGAGGCAATCAACGGCGTTTTCAGTGCCGCACTGGGTGATTACGGGTACCTCTTCCGCTCGCCCGATCTTGAGGAGATCGAAGCGATCGCGGCTTTTATCCTCAAACAGACCTGA